The window TTGTGCTCAATAGTGGAGAGTACTAAAAATAGAGTTAAGCCCTTTTTAATACAGTAATCTTAAAACAGATCTAAAAATTATTTTTTTAGCAAAAACCTTACCAAAAGTACTTGACAAAAGTTTGAGAAAGGGGTATATTCGCTCACACCGTCAGCTAAGACGGTGTGCCTAGAAAAGCAAAGAAAACACTAGAAAAGTTTTGCAAGTCTTGCATTTTCAATGAAGGCAAGGCTTCTTAAGTTTGGCAGTTTAAAAGCTGCAAAAAGGGTTAAAAAAAATAAAAAAACTTTTAAAAAGCTCTTGACAAAAAGTGAGAAAATACTGTATACTCCTTTTTGCTCGCTACATAACTTTTACAAGTTTTTAGCGGATGATATTTGAAATTAAGAGGGAAGGGAAAGAACAAAAATAGCCAAAGCGTAAAGCTTTTGGTAAGGAAAGTATCAAAAACCGGTAAGGGTTAAGCTGATTAGCCTTTACCAAATTCCTTAACAATAATAAGTAAGGGACAAACTAAAATTAGAAATCAACCGCTCTTTAAGGGCGGCTTGAAATAATAATGATGGAGAGTTTGATCCTGGCTCAGAACGAACGCTGGCGGCGCGTCTTAAGCATGCAAGTCGAACGGTAAGGGAGAGCTTGCTCTCCCCTAGAGTGGCGGACTGGTGAGTAACGCGTGGGTGACCTGCCCTGAAGATGGGGATAGCTAGTAGAAATATTAGATAATACCGAATGTGCTCATTTACATAAAGGTAAATGAGGAAAGGAGCTACGGCTCCGCTTCAGGATGGGCCCGCGTCCCATTAGCTGGTTGGTGAGGTAAAGGCCCACCAAGGCAACGATGGGTATCCGGCCTGAGAGGGTGAACGGACACATTGGGACTGAGATACGGCCCAAACTCCTACGGGAGGCAGCAGCTAAGAATCTTCCGCAATGGACGAAAGTCTGACGGAGCGACGCCGTGTGAATGAAGAAGGCCGAAAGGTTGTAAAATTCTTTTGCAGATGAAGAATAAGAAGAAGAGGGAATGCTTCTTTGATGACGGTAGTCATGCGAATAAGCCCCGGCTAATTACGTGCCAGCAGCCGCGGTAACACGTAAGGGGCGAGCGTTGTTCGGAATTATTGGGCGTAAAGGGTATGTAGGCGGTTAGGTAAGCCTGGTGTGAAATCTACGAGCTCAACTCGTAAACTGCATTGGGTACTGCTTGACTTGAATCACGGAGGGGAAACCGGAATTCCAAGTGTAGGGGTGGAATCTGTAGATATTTGGAAGAACACCGGTGGCGAAGGCGGGTTTCTGGCCGATGATTGACGCTGATATACGAAGGTGCGGGGAGCAAACAGGATTAGATACCCTGGTAGTCCGCACAGTAAACGATGTACACTAGGTGTCGGGGCAAGAGCTTCGGTGCCGACGCAAACGCATTAAGTGTACCGCCTGGGAAGTATGCCCGCAAGGGTGAAACTCAAAGGAATTGACGGGGGCCCACACAAGCGGTGGAGCATGTGGTTTAATTCGATGATACGCGAGAAACCTTACCTGGGTTTGACATCAAGAGCAATGACATAGAGATATGGCAGCGTAGCAATACGGCTCTTGACAGGTGCTGCATGGCTGTCGTCAGCTCGTGCCGTGAGGTGTTGGGTTAAGTCCCGCAACGAGCGCAACCCCTACTGCCAGTTACTAACAGGTAAAGCTGAGGACTCTGGCGGAACTGCCGATGACAAATCGGAGGAAGGTGGGGATGACGTCAAGTCATCATGGCCCTTACGTCCAGGGCTACACACGTGCTACAATGGTTGCTACAAATCGAAGCGACACCGCGAGGTCAAGCAAAACGCAAAAAAGCAATCGTAGTCCGGATTGAAGTCTGAAACTCGACTTCATGAAGTTGGAATCGCTAGTAATCGCACATCAGCACGGTGCGGTGAATACGTTCCTGGGCCTTGTACACACCGCCCGTCACACCATCCGAGTCGAGGGTACCCGAAGTCGCTAGTCTAACCCGTAAGGGAGGACGGTGCCGAAGGTACGTTTGGTAAGGAGGGTGAAGTCGTAACAAGGTAGCCGTACCGGAAGGTGCGGCTGGATCACCTCCTTTCTAAGAGAAAGGGTAGTATAGAAGGTTTTTTAACCTTCTATAAAAATATACAATGTATATTAGTCTTGAAGTACACAAGACAAATTGATACTTCCTTTTCGTTCTTTCCTGAAACTCTTTTTTTATAGGGCCTGTAGCTCAGTCGGTTAGAGCACTTCTCTGATAAGGAAGGGGTCATTAGTTCAACTCTAATCAGGCCCATACCGATTGAAGAATCGGCTCAATAACTTAGTTCTTTTAAAGAACTGAGCGAACAGATATTTGACATAACTAGGGAAGGGAATGAAGACGCTGGAATGTTTGAAACATAACAGTGTAAAAGAAAACTAAAAATACAAAACTTCTTTTTTAAGCGAAAAGAGTAAAGAAAGAAGGGACAATAATATGGTCAAGCGAGAATAGGTTTATGGCGAATGCCTATGGAGCTAAGAGGCGAAGAAGGCCGTGGTAAGCTGCGAAAAGTTCCGTGTAGGAGCACACATCCTGTGATACGGAAATAGCCGAATGGGGTAACCCGTTAGTAGTGATACTGACATTACGCTCTTGAATAAAATAGAGAGGTAAAGCGATACTGAGTGAACTGAACCATCTAAGTAACTCAAGGAAAAGAAATCAAGTAAGAGATTCCGAAAGTAGCGGCGAGCGAAATTGGAGGAGCCTAAACCCTTTAAAGGGAGTTGAAGGGCTGCATCGGCGTAGGACCGACAAGTTACAAATTCGATTTATAGCAGAAAGGTTTTGGGAAAGCCTGGCGCAGAGGGTGAAACCCCCGTAAGCGAAATAAATCGGACTTGTTGATGCAGTACCTGAGTACGGCGGGGCACGAGAAACCCTGTCGGAAGCCGGGTCGACCACGATCCAAGGCTAAATACTACTTAGCTACCGATAGTGAACAAGTACCGTGAGGGAAAGGTGAAAAGAACCCCAGTAAGGGGAGTGAAATAGAACCTGAAACCGTAAACCAACAAGATGTTACAGCCCTTTTAAGGGTGGTAGCGTGCCTTTTGTAGAATGAGCCTGCGAGTTACGATATGCAGCGAGGTTAAGGAATAGAAGTTCCGGAGCCTAAGGGAAACCGAGTCTTAATAGGGCGAATAGTTGCATGTCGTAGACCCGAAGCCGGAGTGATCTAGTCATGAGCAGGTTGAAGCAAGGGTAAAACCTTGTGGAGGACCGAACTATAATCTGTTAAAAAAGGTATGGATGACTTGTGACTAGGAGTGAAAGGCTAATCAAACCCGGAAATAGCTGGTTCTCCCCGAAATGCCTTTAGGGACAGCCTCATACAAAATTATCGGAGGTAAAGCACTAGTTGGACTAGGGGGCGTCAAAGCCTACCAAACCCAGTTAAACTCTGAATGCCGATAATCAACGTATGGGAGTGAGACTGCGTGCGCTAAGGTTCGTAGTCAAAAGGGAAACAGCCCAGACCGTCAGCTAAGGTCCCCAAATACTGCTTGAGTGTGAAATGAAGTGTGGATACAAAGACAGCCAGGAGGTTGGCTTAGAAGCAGCAATTCCTTTAAAGAGTGCGTAACAGCTCACTGGTCGAGTGTCCATGCGCAGATAATGTAACGGGGCTAAGCAGTATACCGAAGCTACGGGTCTTATGCATTTTTGAGCATAAGGCGGTAGGGGAGCATTCCATTAACTGATGAAGGAATACCCGCGAGGGATTCTGGAGGAGATGGAAGAGAGAATGCAGGTATAAGTAACGAAAAGGGAGGTGAGATCCCTCCCCGCCGAAAATCTAAGGTTTCCTGGGTAAAGGTAATCTCCCCAGGGTAAGTCGGCCCCTAAGGCGAGGACGAAGGTCGTAGTCGATGGGAAATCGGTTCATATTCCGATACCTTTTATAATTTCGATGGCAGGACGCATGAGGTGAAACCCGGCCGGCTAACGGATGCCGGTCAAAGTAAGCGAGCCGTTATAAAGAGTAGCAGGCAAATCCGCTATTCAAGGTAAGCTGCGACAGCGAGTGAAACTACGGTGGATCGAAGCGGGCGTAATCAAGGTGCCGGGAAATACTGTCTAAGGTTAGGTTATAAAAGACCGTACCGTAAACCGACACAGGTAGATGGGATGAGAAATCTAAGGCGCTCGAGAGAACTCGCGTTAAGGAATTCGGCAAAATGCACACGTAACTTCGGAAAAAGTGTGACCTCCTTTTTTTTAAAGATGAGGGGGTGGCAGAAAGCAGGCCCAGGCGACTGTTTATCAAAAACACAGCCATCTGCGAACCAGCAATGGGACGTATAGGTGGTGACACCTGCCCGGTGCCGGAAGGTTAAGAGGAGAGGTTAACAGCAATGTGAAGCTTTGAATTGAAGCCCCGGTAAACGGCGGCCGTAACTATAACGGTCCTAAGGTAGCGAAATTCCTTGTCGGGTAAGTTCCGACCCGCACGAATGGTGTAACGATTCTGGGCACTGTCTCAACGCGAGACTCGGTGAAATTTATATACCGGTAAAGAAGCCGGTTACCCATAGTTAGACGGAAAGACCCCGTGAACCTTCACCGCAACTTATTATTGGGACTTGGTTTATCATGTGTAGAATAGGTGGGAGGCTATGAAGCTTGACCGTTAGGTTGGGTGGAGCCGAAAAGTGAAATACCACCCTTGATAAATCAGGTTTCTAACCGCTGTCCGTGAAACCGGAAGCGGGACAGTGATAGGCAGGCGGTTTGACTGGGGCGGTCGCCTCCTAAAGAGTAACGGAGGTGCGCGAAGGTCTCCTCACGCCGGTTGGAAATCGGCGCAGCGAGTGTAAAGGCACAAGGAGGCTTAACTGCGAGAGTGACAGCTCAAGCAGATACGAAAGTAGGTCTTAATGATCTGGCGGTAGCGAGTGGAAGCGCCGTCACTTAACGGATAAAAGGTACTCCGGGGATAACAGGCTGATATTCCCCAAGAGTTCACATCGACGGGAATGTTTGGCACCTCGATGTCGGCTCATCGCATCCTGGGGCTGAAGCAGGTCCCAAGGGTTTGGCTGTTCGCCAATTAAAGCGGTACGTGAGCTGGGTTCAGAACGTCGCGAGACAGTTCGGTCCCTATCTGCTATGGGCGTTGGATACGTGAGAGGAGCTGTTTTTAGTACGAGAGGACCGAAATGGACGAACCTCTGGTGTACCGGTTATCCTGCCAAGGGTAATTGCCGGGTAGCTAAGTTCGGAAGGGATAACCGCTGAAGGCATCTAAGTGGGAAGCCCGCCTCAAGACTACGTATCCCTGAGGGTTTAACCCTCCTAAAGACTCCTTGCACACTACAAGGTTGATAGGTTGGAGGTCTAAGCACAGTAATGTGTTCAGCCGACCAATACTAATAAGTCGTGAGGCTTGACCATATTATTGTTTCTTTTTTCTGGTAATATTAACTTTCTTCTTCGTTCTCTTTTTTAGTATACTTAAAACTTGAAATAAAGTTTTAAGTCCTTAATTTGTTTATTATTGCCAGGTGGCCATAGTGGAGAGGTAATACCCGTTCCCATCCCGAACACGGAAGTCAAGCTCTCTTACGCCGATGATACTGCTGATCAAGTGGGAAAGTAGGATGCTGCCTGGCTTTTTTTATTCGTGCGGAGGCTTTAATACCCCGATGCTCTGCGTCGTAACAAAGGGTATTAAAGCCGACTGTAACCACCTTATGAGAACAACATACCCCGATGCTTCGTGTCGGGGTTGTTGATTCCTTGCTTTATTTTTTAAAAAATGATATTATCTAACTCTTATGTCTTTAAGACTGGAGTTAGGTTATGGTATTAGTTCTTGTTATTGTAATTGCTCTTATATTATATATTCTTATATTTCCTATCAAAAATGCTTTTAAAATAAAAAAGCAAGAAGAAGAAATTATTCGTTTAAAAAGTAAACTTTCGGATTTGGAATTTAAATTTCAGGGTAATTCTAATGTTTCTTCTGAGACTGAGGCTTCTATCCCCGTCAATGAAAAGGCGGAAGCTGTAAATGCAGAGCCTGAGGCTCAAGTATGGATTAAGGCCGGAGAAGGTTCTAGAAATGAAGATAATACAAATAATTCGTTTGTTAAGGAATCTGTTAATGATGAGGTAAAAGAAGATTTAAAGCAAGAAGGAATTAAAGAAAAACATGCTGCTCTTTCTCCGTATTTTAAGAAATTATTTTCAATAGAATCCATTATAAGCAAGCTGGGGATTATCCTTCTTTTGATAGGAGTGGGCTTTATCTTTAAGTTAAGCTATGACAAGGGATATATAACGCAAGAGGTAGCCTTGATTATAGGCGGTTTGATTGGTGCTGCTCTTTGCTTTTTCGGATTTAGGAGCTCGGCAAAATCGAGGCTTGTGTTAAGTCAGGTTCTATTTGGGGGAGGTATAGCCGTTTTTTATATTACTGCCTATGCAGCCTATTTAAGGTACGGTATTTTAGGGGATTTTTCCGCCTTTATATTTTTAAGCTTGATTACGGCTTTTTCTTACACCCTTTCAATTATGACCACATCTTCATCAATATCAATAATCGGATTGCTTGGTTCCCTTATAATTCCCTTTGCTGTAGATTTAGGCTTTTTAGGTTTGACAGGCTTCGGGCTCTATGTATTCGCTGTTTCTGCCCTTTCATCGGCGGTTTATTTTTTTAAGCGATGGAGGCTTTTGCAGTTTATCTCGCTGATTTCATTTTTAGGAGTTTTAACCCGTCTTTTACTCACCACGGCTTTGAATGTCGATGATGCGGTTCTGTTTTTTGGCCTTGTTCTTTTATTGATGACCGTTCATACCATTCCGGATCTTTATTTTTATTTAAAAGATGATGAAAAGAAAAGAGATAAAATTCTGTCTCCTGCTTTTGCCGTTTTAAATTTAGGCTTTTCCTTATTTTTAACATATAAACTTTCGGTTTATAAATTTGTACCTCAAAGCAGTACCTATCTTATTTTTTCATTTTTTTACATAGTTTTAGCCTATCTTGCTTTCCGAAAAAAAAGAATGGATAATTTGGGGCTTATCTACCTTGCAGGGACATTGGTTTCGCTTTATGTAACTGTAGTGGACAGGTTTACATACGATATTCAGCCCGTCCTTATATTAAGTATGGCCTTTTTAGGATTTTGGCTTTTCCGCAAAAAAGAAGAATTAAAAGTTTTCGTTTTGCTTCACATTCTTTTTGCTGCAGCTTATATAATGGCGATAATTTCACTTGGACGGGATTTCGAAAGTTTTACGCCGATCTTCTTTTTCCTTCAAGGAGCTTTTTATCTTGTTCCGATGGGCTTATCGGTTTTTGTACAAAAAGAAAAATTTAAAAAGGCTTATCAAGGGTTTGTTTTTCAAGCCTATATTTTTATATTTTTGATCTTCAGTTTGTATAAACTTGATATAAAGAGGACGGAAATTTTTGCTCAAGGTCTTACGCTCATTCTCATAGCCCTTTATAACCTTATGCATCATAAACTTAAAAAAGGATGGTTCTATGAGCGGGCTGTAGATGCAGGAATTTTTATTTTATTTTTATTTTCGTTTGCAGATACTTTAAATTGTTTTTTTAAATGGAACCGCTCTTATGTATATCTTTTTCTTGGAATTGAAGCGGCTCTAAGTTTTGCAGTTTACGGTCTTTCTCTAATAAAAGAAAAAACTGAAAATGCCCGATTTTTTTACAGGCTTTGCTTTTTTATTTTAATGTTGAAAATTCTACTCTTCGATTTTTCTATTGCAGCAGATCAATTTAGATACGGAATTTTACTTTCGGGACTTTTTATTTTAGCTTTGGATAAATTTTATAAAAATAAACTTAATAAAGATAAGGTAAGTTTAAATGTCGGCCGTATATTTTTGATTACCGTTGCATTTTTTTATTACATATTTGTTTACAGCCATATGCCGCACCGTGATGCAATCCTCATTAAAATTTGGAATATAGATATTCTTTCGGTTGTAATAAATATTTTAAATGCCCTTATATTGATTGCTTTTTTTAAGATACTAAAACTGCCTCAAATTCTTTACTTTGCAGTTATCAGTCTTATCTTTGTTTTTTTGAGCTTTGTGGATATTTATCTCCCCGTAAAAAACGGAGGTATTTTAACCCTTCTTTGGGCTTTTTATTCTATAGCTTCCTTTGTTTATTATTTGCGGAAGGGAAGGGCTAGGATGGTTTATATTTCGCTTGGGCTGATAATCTTTGTTGCGGCAAAGCTGATTATTATTGACTTAAATACTTTGAATATTTTATCGAAGGTTATTACATCCTTGGTTTTTGGCGTCGCCCTTCTTTTGCTGAGTTATGCAATTCAGCCCATGTTAAAAAAGTTTGGGAAACCTGAAATTGAAAAAACTGAAGAAAGTTAGAGAGCCTTTAAAAAAAATTTAAAAGGCTCTCTTGATCGGTTTAGATTATATGACCGGTTTGCTTAAAGATAAAGGCGTAGATATCCGCCGTTTCTTCTATTATCTTTGCAGTGGGTTTGCCGGCTCCGTGGCCCGCTTTTTCGGTTATACGGATGAGGATAGGGTTTTCTCCCTTGTAAGTATCGTGCAAGGCTTGAGCATACTTAAAGGAGTGTGCAGGAACAACCCTGTCATCATGGTCTCCCGTACATACCATAATGGAAGGATAATTGACTCCTTCTTTTACGTTATGGAGGGGCGAGTAAGCATAAAGATATTCAAACATCTCCTTACTGTCCTCGCTGCTTCCGTATTCATCGACCCAAGCCCAGCCTATGGTAAAATGCTGGTAGCGGAGCATGTCCAAGACTCCAACCTGAGGGATTGCAACGGCAAAAAGATCGGGGCGTTGGTTTGTTACGGCTCCTATTAAAAGGCCTCCGTTTGAGCCTCCTTGAATTGCAAGTTTTTTGCTTGAAGTATATTTGTGTTCTATCAAATATTCTCCGGCTGCAATAAAATCGTCGAAGACGTTTTGTTTTTTCATCTTTTTTCCTGCCGAGTGCCATGCTTCTCCGTATTCAAGGCCGCCGCGTAAATTTACGCAGGCAAAGATGCCTCCTTTTTCCAAAAAGGCCATTCTGGCTGCAGAAAAGGCAGGTGGAAGAGAAATAGCAAAGCCTCCGTACCCATACATAATCGTAGGGTTACTTCCATCGAGTTTAATATCTTTTTTTGAAACAATGTGCATAGGAATTTTTGTTCCGTCCTTGCTCTTAAAAAAGACCTGTTCGCATTTAAAATCTCCTGTGTTGATTGGAATGGCAGGAACAAAAAAGTCGGTTAAACTGTTTGTTTTTATATCATAGCGTATGATTTTGTTGGGAGTTGTATAAGAGGTAAAATTGAAAAATAAAGAGTCTTCATTTTTTCGTGTTCCTGAAAAAGAAATACTTCCATTTGCAGGCAGATTTATTTTTGTGCTATTTTTTCCGTCAAGGCCGCAGATAAAGGCCTCATCCTGAACATCCCTCAAGTAAACCGTAAGAAGTTTTCCTCCGCAAAGGGCCGCGCTTGATAAAAGGCAGTCTTTTTGAGGGATTACTTCATCGATGGACTTTTCACTTATATTGTTTAAAGATGTCTTTACAACTCGGTAAAATGGAGCTTGTTTATTTGTTAATAAATATAAAAAGCCGTTTTCGGTTTCAAGGGGCCAGACACTGTCATTAAAATGAGTGTTGTATTGTTTAAAGCAGTGTGAACATTTCGGAAGACCTTCGCTTAGATCCGCAACAAAGAGCATATTGCCCTCACTTCCTACTTCAAAAGCGGTAAGAAGGAGGGTTTTCTCGTCTTCAGTTGTACTTGCAGAAAAAGAGCGCAGGGGATGATCCTTGTCCTCAAAAATGAGAAGGTCATCGCTTTCTTTTGTTCCAAGTTTATGGTATTTTAACTTTTGGAATTCGTTTTTTTCGGTTAAAGATTTTCCTTTATCGGGAGTATCGTATGAGCTGTAAAAAAAACCGTCCTTATACCATGCAATATTGGAAAATTTTACCCAGTGGATGTGTTCTCCCGTATCGGCTTTTTTTTCGGCATCAAAGACAAAGATTTCTTCCCAGTCGGAGCCGCTTCCCGATACGGAGTAGGCCATGTATTTTCCATCCTTGGAAAAGGCAAGATTTTTTAAGGCCGTAGTTCCGTCCGCGCTTAGCTTATTCGGATCAAAAAAGACTTCAGGAGAGCTTTCCGCCTTTATGTTTCCGCTTTGGCGGCACATAATGCTTTGATTTTGTAAGCCTTCCGTTCTAAAAAAATAATAGAAATT of the Treponema denticola ATCC 35405 genome contains:
- a CDS encoding DUF2339 domain-containing protein produces the protein MVLVLVIVIALILYILIFPIKNAFKIKKQEEEIIRLKSKLSDLEFKFQGNSNVSSETEASIPVNEKAEAVNAEPEAQVWIKAGEGSRNEDNTNNSFVKESVNDEVKEDLKQEGIKEKHAALSPYFKKLFSIESIISKLGIILLLIGVGFIFKLSYDKGYITQEVALIIGGLIGAALCFFGFRSSAKSRLVLSQVLFGGGIAVFYITAYAAYLRYGILGDFSAFIFLSLITAFSYTLSIMTTSSSISIIGLLGSLIIPFAVDLGFLGLTGFGLYVFAVSALSSAVYFFKRWRLLQFISLISFLGVLTRLLLTTALNVDDAVLFFGLVLLLMTVHTIPDLYFYLKDDEKKRDKILSPAFAVLNLGFSLFLTYKLSVYKFVPQSSTYLIFSFFYIVLAYLAFRKKRMDNLGLIYLAGTLVSLYVTVVDRFTYDIQPVLILSMAFLGFWLFRKKEELKVFVLLHILFAAAYIMAIISLGRDFESFTPIFFFLQGAFYLVPMGLSVFVQKEKFKKAYQGFVFQAYIFIFLIFSLYKLDIKRTEIFAQGLTLILIALYNLMHHKLKKGWFYERAVDAGIFILFLFSFADTLNCFFKWNRSYVYLFLGIEAALSFAVYGLSLIKEKTENARFFYRLCFFILMLKILLFDFSIAADQFRYGILLSGLFILALDKFYKNKLNKDKVSLNVGRIFLITVAFFYYIFVYSHMPHRDAILIKIWNIDILSVVINILNALILIAFFKILKLPQILYFAVISLIFVFLSFVDIYLPVKNGGILTLLWAFYSIASFVYYLRKGRARMVYISLGLIIFVAAKLIIIDLNTLNILSKVITSLVFGVALLLLSYAIQPMLKKFGKPEIEKTEES
- a CDS encoding prolyl oligopeptidase family serine peptidase; translation: MQYKKSDVSDNYFGTIVPDPYRWLEDDNAPEVIAWVKEENKKTEDFLSKISFRGELKKRLEEIWDYEKRSGLFKAGNFYYFFRTEGLQNQSIMCRQSGNIKAESSPEVFFDPNKLSADGTTALKNLAFSKDGKYMAYSVSGSGSDWEEIFVFDAEKKADTGEHIHWVKFSNIAWYKDGFFYSSYDTPDKGKSLTEKNEFQKLKYHKLGTKESDDLLIFEDKDHPLRSFSASTTEDEKTLLLTAFEVGSEGNMLFVADLSEGLPKCSHCFKQYNTHFNDSVWPLETENGFLYLLTNKQAPFYRVVKTSLNNISEKSIDEVIPQKDCLLSSAALCGGKLLTVYLRDVQDEAFICGLDGKNSTKINLPANGSISFSGTRKNEDSLFFNFTSYTTPNKIIRYDIKTNSLTDFFVPAIPINTGDFKCEQVFFKSKDGTKIPMHIVSKKDIKLDGSNPTIMYGYGGFAISLPPAFSAARMAFLEKGGIFACVNLRGGLEYGEAWHSAGKKMKKQNVFDDFIAAGEYLIEHKYTSSKKLAIQGGSNGGLLIGAVTNQRPDLFAVAIPQVGVLDMLRYQHFTIGWAWVDEYGSSEDSKEMFEYLYAYSPLHNVKEGVNYPSIMVCTGDHDDRVVPAHSFKYAQALHDTYKGENPILIRITEKAGHGAGKPTAKIIEETADIYAFIFKQTGHII